TTTCAAGCAGATTTAAGATTGAGAAATTATATCGGGTatgatgatatctctctctctctctctctctctctctctctctctctgtaaaaagtgTCCAAAAAATTTCAAGCAGATTTAAGATTGAGAAATTATATCgggcatgattctctctctctctctctctctctctctctctcccccccccctctctctctctctctctctctctctctccccccccctctctctctctctcctctctctctctctctctctctgtaaaaaggtGTCCAACAAATTTTCAAGCAGATTTAAGATTGAGAAATTATATCGGGTatgatgatatctctctctctctctctctctctctctctctctctctctgtaaaaagtgTCCAAAAAATTTCAAGCAGATTTAAGATTGAGAAATTATATCgggcatgattctctctctctctctctctctctctctctctctctaagcgtacGTTGTGATAATAAGCGCATCGAAGCGTACGATGCTCCGTTTAATACTTGAAGATTGGACACAACATGGCCGCCTTGGCTAACGTAACATGAAAGATGATCACAGATTTGGAGATAAGGGGATTATATACAAAGCACTGGACCACATCTGTTGCTgtaataatattattgaataattaaaaatatatgtaaGGGACTTTTTTTTTTGCCTCAGTGCCGCTATCAATGtgtaggtttttattttttatttttggaatttaATGAGCTATAATCTACCCTATATGATAACGAGCAGTTATGCAAttatctggcaatatatatatatatatatatatatataatatatatatatatatatatactgtctatatatatatatatatatatactgtctatatatatatatatatatatatatatatactgtctatatatatataatatatatatatatatatatacatacacacacacacattatatatatatatatatatatatccatcactcGGGAAGGTGGGCGACTGGTTAGCCATACCCATGTGAGTGGTGGTTACGCCTAGAGGTAAAAtcgaaaaccacaactgccgtgttgtagttaggaaaaggggaggggttgggaaggataAATCTCTTTGTGTACGaatctatctataaatatttagtcatcatttttgacgggttgagtACACTAATAATGAATGATTAGTAACAAAGGAGAGGTTTTTATGTGCCTTCTTAATGTAAGGTAAAAATAAATTTCGATAATAttgattactagtgtacgcgacccgtcaaaacggAAGGCTAAAatatttaagatagatatgcacgcacataaaattcaacccttctcaaccccctcccccttttctaactacaacacggcagtttgtgggagattgtggttttctaGTGGACTTCTCGGGGTACCCCGTCTCACCAGCATATGCCTACACCCTCTCCCCCTTACTTGTAGAActgggagagatcgagtagtcatatgtttggcaatgctgaTGAGCGTGgccggaaatattatatatatataaatatatatgtatatatatatacgtatatatatatatatatataaattatatatatatatatatatatgtatatatataaattatatatatacatatatatatatatatatatagagagagagagagagagagagagagagagagagagagcaccaactACGTTGCTCTTTAGCATGTAGAGGAGATGAGATAATAAAGATGGCAATTATAATTAGTGCaaggttttcttttgttttcttattcaTTCTAAAGCATTctgtgtttaatattattattattattattattactagccaagctacaaccctatttggaaaagccagattctataagcccaagggctccaatagggaaaaatagcccagtgaggaaaggaaataaggaaataaatagatgatgagaataaattaacaataaatcattctaaaaacagtaacagcgtcaaaacagatatgtcctatataaactattaacaacgtcaaaaacagttatgtcctatataaaccattaacaacgtcaaaaacagatatgtcctatataaactataaaaagactcatgtcagcctggtcaacataaaaacattacatGTAAGAGATTATTTTCTGTCAGATAAGTagatatgatgattatgatttttaaTAGGCATTTATAAGTAGAGAAATATTGCTATACATCTAATTTTTTTAACCTGTTAGTCGAATGGAGTTCAAGTAGTATGATTTCTGTTGTAATACATTTTCCCAGATAATTTATTAGGAAATATTACTTAACAATTTTTGTTTTCTATCTTTCAGGTACGTTTGACTTATAACTGTGAGCTTTCTTTTGTAAACAATGATTCACCCAAGAGtaagtagatatatattttatattgttatcaggcctacatatatatatatatatatatatacatacatacatacatacatactcgtatatcaaacaacaaatgcagccgtttgtattccactgtaggacaaagaccttatTGAtcctagtcatgtctggggtttcgccagttttcatcaccacgttggccactgcgggttggtgatggtgggaggctcacagcaaaccatcctattatgggtggccctgactagtacaggtttgctgattattacgatacacaaaccctttctccacgttaaggtatgcctactcagaaagggatatatatatggaagtccacataaggaaaattaaaagattatgtgaCCTCTACTTGAAGcttttattatgaaaagaataaatacacaaacttaagtatttattcttttcataaacgctctaagaagaggttcagtggcggacgaaactgtacaGCATTTCTACTTATACAcacaatcttttaattttccttttgtggaataccatatattaagttatctttgtgttaaggaagattacatcagtaatatatatatatatatatatatatatttatatatataatttatatgtatatgtatatatgtatatgtgtgtgtatatatatatatatgtatatatatatatatatatatatatacacacaaatttgttAATATCCTAACATCTAGTGCCACCTTCTCTAAAGGAATAATATAtccatacatctatatatctatatgaaaattGATTGTATGCTTTTATTTATATACGCATGTACAGAGACTTTAAATTTATACCACTGCAAAGCTTTAACTCCAAGAATCCCCCATTTTGCATATGAAACTAACATAGCTTGAATGTTTTGGAATTTTGGAAGTGTGTGtcttaggtatgcagttaattcttatagccaggctttctctatcatgaggctcaatactacacagtattctagaagttttattccagctgtgaccaagttgtgaaatgatctacctaatcggttagttgaatcggtggaacttcttaagttcaaacatgcagtgaatgttatgttgaacaggctgacataaggctctttttatagtttatatttggaagatctgttttaatgttgttactctttttaaaatagttAATTTTAATTGTACctcacttctcttttagtttatttatttttctatttcctttccacacggctatttttccccgttgaagcccttgggcttatagcatcttggttttcttaCTAGGATGGTagattagctaatgataataataataataataataataataataataataataataataataataacgatgatgatgatggtgatgatgagtcataaaaataaaatggaatcataaGGCGTTTCTTATCGCCAAATTGAAGCTCCTTATAAAAGTAAATGGCaaatgaagaatgaaaagaaaatgtaGAATGAAATTAGAAGAAAATTAAAGAACAGTGGCAATTTTAATTTATTAACAATGATAACGAAACAAACAACGATTCCAACAAAGTCAGGTTTTGTTTGCAACGAACGCGCCCCAACAACAACAGACAGCTACTGGCTCGATACGAACTCTAGAACAACGACAAGCAACAAACTCAAAACGAACtcgtgaacaacaacaacaacagcaacacagAAGCAGGCTCAACGCGCACCCAAGAACAACAATAAGAGCAACACAGCAGCAGGCTCAACACGAAcctgagaacaacaacaacagcaacacagCAGCAGGCTCAACACGCACCCAAGAACAACAATAAGAGCAACACAGCAGCAGGCTCAACACGAAcctgagaacaacaacaacagcaacacagCAGCAGGCTCAACACGAACCcgagaacaacaataacaagaacaacacaTCAACAGCAGCAGGCTCAACACGAACCCaagaactacaacaacaacaacaacaacaacacagcaGCAGGCTCAACACGAACCCaagaactacaacaacaacaacaacaacagcagcacaGCAGCAGGCTCAACACGAACccgagaacaacaataacaacaacaacacatcgACAGCAGCAGGCTCAACACGAAcccgagaacaacaacaacaacaacaaccaagcaACAGGCTCAACACGAACctgagaacaacaataacaacaacagcaacacagCAGCAGGCTCAACACGAAcctgagaacaacaacaacaacaacaaccaagcaGCAGGCTCAACACGAACccgagaacaacaataacaacaacagcaacacagCAGCAGGCTCAACACGAAcccgagaacaacaacaacaacaacaaccaagcaGCAGGCTCAACACGAACctgagaacaacaataacaacaacagcaacacagCAGCAGGCTCACCACGAACccgagaacaacaataacaacaacaacacatcgACAGCAGCAGGCTCAACACGAAcccgagaacaacaacaacaacaacacatcaaCAGCAGCAGGTTCAACACGAACccgagaacaacaataacaacaacagcaacacagCAGCAGGCTCACCACGAACccgagaacaacaataacaacaacaacacatcgACAGCAGCAGGCTCAACATGAAcccgagaacaacaacaacaacaacacatcaaCAGCAGCAGGTTCAACACGAACccgagaacaacaataacaacaacagcaacacagCAGCAGGCTCACCACGAACccgagaacaacaataacaacaacaacacatcgACAGCAGCAGGCTCAACACGAacccaagaacaacaacaacaacaacaaccaagcaGCAGGCTCAACACGAACCtgagaacaacaacagcaacacagCAGCAGGCTCAACACGAAcccgagaacaacaacaacaacaacaacaaccaagcaGCAGGCTCAACACGAACctgagaacaacaataacaacaacagcaatacagCAGCAGGCTCAACACGAAcccgagaacaacaacaacaacaacaaccaagcaGCAGGCTCAACACGAACctgagaacaacaataacaacaacagcaacacagCAGCAGGCTCAACACGAAcctgagaacaacaacaacaacaacaaccaagcaGCAGGCTCAACACGAACccgagaacaacaataacaacaacagcaacacagCAGCAGGCTCAACACGAAcccgagaacaacaacaacaacaacaaccaagcaGCAGGCTCAACACGAACctgagaacaacaataacaacaacagcaacacagCAGCAGGCTCAACATGAAcccgagaacaacaacaacacatcaACAGCAGCAGGTTCAACACGAACccgagaacaacaataacaacaacagcaacacagCAGCAGGCTCAGAATGAACCCgagaacaacagcaacaacaacagagcAGCAGGCTCAACACGAACCtgagaacaacaaaaacaacaacaacacatcaACAGCAGCAGGTTCAACACGAACccgagaacaacaataacaacaacaacacatcaaCAGCAGCAGGCTCAACACGAACccgagaacaacaataacaacaacaacaacaacaccacatcAACAGCAGCAGGCTCAACACGAACccgagaacaacaataacaacaacaacacatcaaCAGCAGCAGGCTCAACACGAACccgagaacaacaataacaacaacaacaacaacaccacatcAACAGCAGCAGGCTCAACACGAACccgagaacaacaataacaacaacaacaacaacaccacatcAACAGCAGCAGGCTCAACACGAACccgagaacaacaataacaacaacaacaacaacaccacatcAACAGCAGCAGGCTCAACACGAACccgagaacaacaataacaacaataacaacaacaacacatcaaCAGCAGCAGGCTCAACACGAACccgagaacaacaataacaacaacaacaacaacaccacatcAACAGCAGCAGGCTCAACACGAACccgagaacaacaataacaacaataacaacaacaccacaTCAACAGCAGCAGGCTCAACACGAACccgagaacaacaataacaacaacaacaacaacaccacatcAACAGCAGCAGGCTCAACACGAACccgagaacaacaataacaacaataacaacaacaacacatcaaCAGCAGCAGGCTCAACACGAACccgagaacaacaataacaacaacaacaacaacaccacatcAACAGCAGCAGGCTCAACACGAACccgagaacaacaataacaacaacaacacatcaaCAGCAGCAGGCTCAACACGAACccgagaacaacaataacaacaacaacaacaacaccacatcAACAGCAGCAGGCTCAACACGAACccgagaacaacaataacaacaacaacaacaacaccacatcCACAGCAGCAGGCTCAACACGAACccgagaacaacaataacaacaacaacacatcaaCAGCAGCAGGCTCAACACGAAcccgagaacaacaacaacaacaacaccacatcAACAGCAGCAGGCTCAACACGAACccgagaacaacaataacaacaacaccacaTCAACAGCAGCAGGCTCAACACGAAcccgagaacaacaacaacaacaacaccacatcAACAGCAGCAGGCTCAACACGAAcccgagaacaacaacaacaacaacaccacatcAACAGCAGCAGGCTCAACACGAACccgagaacaacaataacaacaacaacacatcaaCAGCAGCAGGCTCAACACGAACccgagaacaacaataacaacagcaagcAACAGACTGCACACGATCCAAAGGCTTCTCGAGATAGCAGCACCCAGTGGTTGCCAGTGACCATTataataatagattgaagtgaagTCGCCCTTAACAACAAAACAGCCTTTATCGCCGTCagcgcagggagagagagagagagagagagagagagagagagagagagagagcaacttaaaAAGCATCAACAATTAAGATCATTTACGCTCGTCGCAAGTTCATTATTGCTGGTTGAGCCttgatataatatgatatgataataaCCGTCTATTACGAAGCCATTCATGTTTCATTTGTTGTTGGCtggcgagaagaagaagaagaagaagaagaggaagaaggagaagaaagaaaaaaaaacttaagaaggAAAAATGCATcgagattatatttattattgaagaTACTAtgcgatggttttttttttttttttttttttttttttcctccttgggGGGAAGTGAAGTTTATATAGAAACGTCACAAGATAGTATTTTCTAGAGACGCGATATACGAGTTTCTAGATAAAGGTTGCGATATCTAGGGTTAAGTGGTTGAACGCTTTTTTACTGATGGTtatattttctaaaaaagaaaatccCCCTCTGAAGATGATGTTCTTTTTTGATTCAGTGACTAAATGATTTAGTGCCTTGTGAGAATTTAATTTTTACGTAAGGAGAATTTTCATTGCATTTTATTGGAATTTAATGGCTATAGAATTCTCAGCGTTTTATTGGAATTTAATGGCTATAGAATTCTCAGCGTTTTTTTGGAATTTAATGGCTATAGAATTATCAGCGTTTTATTGGAATTTAATGTCTATAGAATTCTCAGTGTTTTATTGGAATTTAATGGCTATAGAATTCTCAGCGTTTTATTGGAATTTAATGGCTATAGAATTCTCAGCGTTTTATTGGAATTTAATGGCTATAGAATTCTCAGCGTTTTATTGGAATTTAATGGCTATAGAATTCTCAGCGTTTTATTGGAATTTGATATGGAATTTAATATCTAAAGGACAATTTTCAATGCGTTTTATTGGAATTTAATGGCTATAGAATTCTCAGTGTTTTATTGGAATTTAATGGCTATAGAGTTCTCAGCGTTTTATTGGAATTTAATGGCTGTAGAATTCTCAGTGTTTTATTGGAATTTAATGGCTATAGAGTTCTCAGCGTTTTATTGGAATTTGATATGGAATTTAATATTTAAAGGCGAATTTTCAATgcattttattagattttaatatCTATAGAATTCTCATTGCTTTTTATTGGAATTTGATATTGAGTTTAATATCTAAAGGAGAATTTCTTTGCGTTTTATTGGAATTtaatatttaaaggaaaatttttatttcatttattggaatttaatatttaaaggaaaatttttatttcatttattggaatttaatatttaaaggaaaatttttattttattttattggaatttaatATCTTGAGGAaaattttcattgcattttatTGGAATTTAATATCGAGAATTCTCATTGAATTTTATTGGAATTTGATATGGAATTTAATATCTAAAGGGGAATTTTCATTGCATTTTATTGGAATTTAATATCGAGAATTCTCATTGAATTTTATTGGAATTTGATATGGAATTTAATATCTAAAGGAGAATTTTCATTGCATTTTATtggaatttaatattaattttatattaaaataagaaCTTTCACTGCATTTCCCTCTGGTTTTCGTAACAAttacaggtacagttggacacatgaattcctggtacacctcgttctgaggaagtgcaccgaGTCACGCCCTTATTTCATGGCTAGTTAATGAgtacatttcccccccccccacccccccacccccacctcttcCAATACACAaagtgtttggttactcgccgcgtagTAAGGCTGTGACAGGGGGACACTTCCAAAGAGGGAGGTGTGCCAAGAATTTTTGTGCCCAACTGTACATATTAATTGTGTTATTTCTCCCTTCATGACTGATACTAAGTTTTGCTTACATGATTGCATTTAGCTTCGAATCCAGTCTCTACTTTTGTATTCCTCCTCGGTCTGGACCGTGGTATTCCATAAATTGTATTACATACATTTTGAATTACTGCTGTATTAGGTAGAATTAGGTCAATTAAGATTATCAAAATGAAGAGGTCagaggttgattttttttttatttcagtattctCCAAATGAATTGAATTGTACCTTTGACAGACAGACAAAAGTTGCACATGAGGAGAAAGAAATGTTTGCTAATGGGAATAAATAGTGTTCTTTTACATCGTCTttctataaatgagagagagagagagagagagagagagagagagagagaagctttggtCCTTGTCTAAAGCCAATGGATGATTTCTTTTTTCCcaaaaggatttctctctctctctctctctctctctctctctctctctcagagagtgtCTTTGGTCCTTGTCTAAAGCGTATGGATGATTTGCTTTTTAcctaaa
This genomic stretch from Palaemon carinicauda isolate YSFRI2023 chromosome 12, ASM3689809v2, whole genome shotgun sequence harbors:
- the LOC137651139 gene encoding RING finger protein B-like — translated: MNPRTTTTTTHQQQQVQHEPENNNNNNSNTAQHSSRLNTNLRTTTTTTTKQQAQHEPENNNNNNSNTAAGSTRTREQQQQQQPSSRLNTNLRTTITTTATQQQAQHEPENNNNTSTAAGSTRTREQQ
- the LOC137651140 gene encoding probable serine/threonine-protein kinase mkcB, which gives rise to MNPRTTATTTEQQAQHEPENNKNNNNTSTAQQAQHEPENNNNNNNTSTAAGSTRTREQQQQQHHINSSRLNTNPRTTITTTPHQQQQAQHEPENNNNNNTTSTAAGSTRTREQQQQQHHINSSRLNTNPRTTITTTTHQQQQAQHEPENNNNNSKQQTAHDPKASRDSSTQWLPVTIIIID
- the LOC137651137 gene encoding uncharacterized protein; its protein translation is MIPVTNPVAMERLDPRKKKTSAGKSLTKLEVDGEGDGGGSKALFLEKVRQSNAACQSGDFETAVALYTEAIALDPHNHILYSNRSAAHIKLAKFAHALQDATKARELNPKWPKVNDFDLPSRQDWSPYYRIYLLSLTTSDDVRESTFKLPCVLFATNAPQQQQTATGSIRTLEQRQATNSKRTREQQQQQQHRSRLNAHPRTTIRATQQQAQHEPENNNNSNTAQQAQHEPKNYNNNNNNNTAAGSTRTQELQQQQQQQQHSSRLNTNPRTTITTTTHRQQQAQHEPENNNNNNNQQHSSRLNTNLRTTTTTTTKQQAQHEPENNNNNNSNTAAGSTRTREQQQQQQPSSRLNTNLRTTITTTATQQQAHHEPENNNNNNNTSTAAGSTRTREQQQQQHINSSRFNTNPRTTITTTATQQQAHHEPENNNNNNNTSTAAGST